The Sulfitobacter sp. SK011 genome has a window encoding:
- a CDS encoding alpha/beta fold hydrolase, which translates to MSEALVLLPGMMCDARLFGPQIAELSAEMAVMVAPITQGERIEEIASSLLDLLPKRFALAGLSMGGIVAMELLRRAPDRITRIALMDTNPLAETPVIAANREPQIVKVRSGRLLEVMRDEMKPNYLAPGPYRGEVLDLVMDMAETLGPEVFIRQSRALQRRKDQQATLRKCKVPTLVLCGEHDTLCPVKRHTFMAELIPFAELVVLENSGHLPTLEQPAETTAALRKWMQQPLVLR; encoded by the coding sequence ATGTCTGAAGCTTTGGTTCTGCTGCCCGGCATGATGTGCGATGCGCGGTTGTTTGGGCCTCAAATTGCCGAACTTTCTGCCGAAATGGCGGTGATGGTTGCCCCCATCACCCAAGGCGAGCGGATCGAAGAGATTGCCTCAAGCCTGCTGGATCTGTTGCCGAAACGCTTTGCTTTGGCGGGGTTGAGCATGGGCGGCATTGTCGCGATGGAATTGCTGCGCCGTGCACCTGACAGGATCACCCGGATTGCGTTGATGGATACCAATCCGCTGGCCGAAACACCGGTCATTGCGGCCAACCGTGAACCGCAGATTGTCAAAGTCCGCTCGGGCCGGTTGCTTGAGGTGATGCGCGACGAGATGAAGCCGAATTATCTGGCACCGGGTCCATACCGGGGCGAGGTTCTGGACCTGGTCATGGATATGGCCGAAACCTTGGGACCAGAGGTTTTTATTCGTCAGTCGCGTGCCCTGCAACGGCGCAAGGATCAGCAGGCGACGTTGCGCAAATGCAAGGTGCCGACATTGGTGCTCTGCGGGGAACATGACACGCTATGCCCCGTAAAACGCCATACATTCATGGCCGAACTCATTCCGTTTGCCGAACTGGTTGTGCTTGAAAATTCAGGTCATTTGCCGACGCTGGAACAACCGGCAGAGACAACAGCCGCCCTGCGCAAATGGATGCAGCAGCCGTTGGTTCTGCGCTAA
- a CDS encoding DegT/DnrJ/EryC1/StrS aminotransferase family protein, with the protein MTMPNLHQAEAIPEEARAVIDDLLQSGDLFRYTAAADAPVSLLEGEFAEMMGVKYALAVSSCSAALFLSLLALGLPKSARVLIPGFTFAAVPSAVVHAGYEPVLCEVGDNYRIDIKDFAAKLPDVDAVIVSHMRGHTSDMDAIMTLCDAANIPVIEDAAHSLGTLWQGRKIGTIGRVGCFSFQSYKMINAGEGGIMITNDADLVARAIIMSGAYEHNWKKHPVLQDAFARWQNQLPLYNLRLSNLAAAVIRPQLPHLLRRVSDGLRNHDYVAAKLSKSPFIDVPAPLKGETRAPDSIQFNLANMDDAAIRAFAAAADAGGVKVQVFGQSTDNARAFWNWQFLTDLPELPRTRAMLMRACDVRLPVQLTTPELDQVCKVILTALETTTDAQAA; encoded by the coding sequence ATGACTATGCCAAACCTTCACCAAGCTGAAGCCATCCCTGAAGAAGCCCGTGCGGTAATTGACGACCTTCTGCAATCCGGTGACCTGTTTCGCTATACCGCTGCTGCGGATGCGCCGGTGTCGCTGCTTGAGGGGGAGTTCGCCGAGATGATGGGTGTCAAATACGCCCTTGCCGTCTCGTCCTGCTCTGCCGCACTTTTCCTGTCTTTGCTTGCACTGGGATTGCCGAAATCCGCCCGCGTGCTGATCCCGGGTTTTACGTTTGCGGCGGTCCCATCCGCGGTCGTGCATGCCGGGTATGAGCCTGTCTTGTGCGAAGTGGGTGACAATTACCGTATTGATATCAAAGATTTTGCCGCGAAATTGCCGGATGTGGATGCGGTGATCGTCAGTCATATGCGCGGTCACACATCTGACATGGATGCGATCATGACGCTTTGTGATGCCGCAAATATCCCGGTGATCGAGGATGCAGCACATTCGCTTGGCACCCTTTGGCAGGGCCGCAAAATCGGCACCATCGGGCGGGTTGGGTGTTTTTCATTCCAGTCCTACAAAATGATCAACGCAGGCGAAGGTGGCATCATGATCACCAACGACGCAGATCTGGTCGCGCGTGCGATCATCATGTCGGGTGCGTATGAACATAACTGGAAGAAACATCCGGTTCTGCAGGACGCCTTTGCACGCTGGCAAAACCAGCTTCCGCTCTACAATCTGCGTCTGTCGAACCTTGCGGCGGCCGTCATCCGCCCGCAATTGCCGCACCTGTTGCGGCGCGTCTCGGACGGCTTGCGCAACCATGATTATGTGGCTGCAAAGCTGTCAAAGTCGCCGTTCATTGATGTGCCCGCCCCGCTCAAGGGTGAAACCCGCGCGCCAGATTCCATCCAGTTCAATTTGGCAAACATGGATGATGCCGCCATTCGGGCCTTTGCAGCCGCGGCGGATGCAGGCGGCGTGAAGGTGCAGGTTTTTGGCCAAAGCACTGATAACGCACGGGCCTTTTGGAATTGGCAGTTCCTGACAGATTTGCCAGAACTGCCACGCACCCGCGCGATGCTGATGCGGGCCTGTGATGTCCGTTTGCCTGTGCAACTGACGACACCGGAACTGGATCAGGTGTGCAAGGTGATCCTGACCGCGCTGGAAACCACGACAGATGCGCAAGCCGCCTGA
- the phaZ gene encoding polyhydroxyalkanoate depolymerase — MRYMATYDLMETIRTTNQWLGASALAMASYPALSMFPNPALGWMAAWGEVTERTFARMVVKPDWKIPPFVGANGQDRLVSVEKEISRDFGDLIHFRVQGRTIKKRKVLLVAPMSGHYATLLRSTVISLLPDCDVYITDWHNARDIPVSAGKFDVEDYTLYLVDFMRHLGPETHVIAVCQPAPLTLAATAYLAEEDPDAQPRSLTLIGGPIDPDATPTDVTDFGRRVTMGQLEQFMIQRVGFKYPGVGRKVYPGLLQLSSFISMNKETHEKAFQDQINRAARGEAHEDDKHNKFYDEYLAVMDMPAEFYLSTVERIFKGREIAKNEFTVAGKLVDIGKITTVAVKTVEGTKDDISAPGQCIAALDLCTGLPDSKKASHLEEGAGHYGIFAGKSWRENIRPLVLDFIDANDVPQSTKDKKPANKNAAA, encoded by the coding sequence GTGCGCTATATGGCAACATACGACCTGATGGAAACCATACGGACGACCAATCAGTGGCTCGGCGCTTCTGCGCTTGCAATGGCATCCTACCCCGCTTTGTCAATGTTTCCAAACCCCGCTTTGGGCTGGATGGCGGCATGGGGCGAAGTCACCGAACGCACATTCGCCCGTATGGTCGTAAAACCAGACTGGAAGATCCCGCCCTTCGTCGGTGCCAATGGCCAGGATCGCCTTGTCAGCGTTGAAAAGGAGATCAGCCGCGATTTTGGTGATCTGATCCATTTCCGTGTCCAGGGCCGCACCATCAAGAAACGCAAAGTTCTGCTGGTGGCCCCAATGTCCGGTCACTATGCCACACTGCTCCGCTCCACTGTGATCAGCTTACTGCCCGATTGTGACGTCTATATTACCGATTGGCACAACGCGCGGGATATTCCGGTAAGTGCCGGCAAATTCGACGTTGAGGATTATACCCTCTACCTCGTTGACTTCATGCGCCACCTTGGCCCTGAGACCCATGTCATCGCGGTGTGCCAGCCCGCCCCGCTTACATTGGCCGCGACCGCCTATCTGGCCGAAGAAGATCCAGATGCACAGCCGCGGTCCCTGACGTTGATTGGTGGCCCGATTGACCCCGATGCCACCCCGACGGACGTCACCGACTTTGGCCGCCGCGTGACCATGGGCCAGCTCGAACAGTTCATGATCCAGCGTGTCGGCTTTAAATACCCCGGCGTGGGCCGCAAGGTGTACCCCGGTCTGTTACAATTGTCCTCGTTCATCTCAATGAACAAAGAGACCCACGAAAAGGCGTTTCAGGATCAGATCAACCGCGCCGCCCGTGGCGAAGCCCACGAAGACGACAAGCACAACAAATTCTATGACGAATATCTGGCGGTCATGGACATGCCTGCCGAGTTTTATCTGTCGACTGTCGAACGTATTTTCAAAGGGCGAGAGATTGCCAAGAACGAATTCACAGTCGCTGGCAAATTGGTCGATATTGGCAAGATCACCACCGTCGCGGTGAAAACCGTTGAAGGGACAAAGGATGATATTTCCGCGCCCGGCCAATGTATTGCGGCGCTGGATCTGTGCACGGGTTTGCCTGACAGTAAGAAGGCCAGCCATCTTGAAGAAGGCGCAGGCCATTATGGCATTTTCGCCGGCAAAAGCTGGCGCGAAAATATCCGCCCGCTCGTCCTTGATTTCATCGATGCCAATGATGTTCCCCAGAGCACCAAAGATAAGAAGCCTGCAAACAAGAATGCGGCGGCGTAA
- a CDS encoding phasin family protein, whose protein sequence is MTKTPDMAAMFKDVMGSFPVDTSAMEGSFKSATALNEKLSGVALTAAEKSADISSKWTKDTLAKLADMSKAKAEPADYAKAMTDFTSASAEVAAEHMAAFAEIAKKVQMDTVELMMSAGKDMQQDATAAVKKATNDVQAAAKKATAK, encoded by the coding sequence ATGACAAAGACACCAGATATGGCCGCAATGTTCAAAGACGTAATGGGTTCTTTCCCAGTAGACACATCTGCAATGGAAGGTTCTTTCAAATCAGCAACCGCGCTGAACGAAAAACTGTCCGGCGTTGCACTGACAGCTGCTGAAAAGTCTGCAGACATCTCAAGCAAGTGGACCAAAGACACTCTGGCGAAATTGGCCGACATGTCTAAAGCCAAAGCAGAGCCTGCTGATTATGCAAAAGCAATGACAGACTTCACATCTGCCTCTGCCGAAGTTGCAGCCGAGCACATGGCCGCTTTCGCTGAAATCGCGAAAAAAGTTCAGATGGACACAGTTGAACTGATGATGTCCGCAGGCAAAGACATGCAGCAAGACGCAACTGCTGCCGTGAAAAAAGCCACAAACGACGTGCAGGCTGCTGCGAAAAAAGCAACAGCAAAGTAA
- a CDS encoding VOC family protein has product MDQRISLITLGARDAAALAGFYDALGWVRTDSPDGVIAYDLIGQTLGLYPLEKLAEDIGVNVETLGHGAATYAYNVAQKDQVAPLLAKAEAAGGKILRAASDVFWGGHIGYFSDPEGHIWEVAYNPFSPLGPDGAFRWNGYG; this is encoded by the coding sequence ATGGACCAACGCATTTCACTGATCACATTGGGGGCCCGCGATGCGGCAGCCTTGGCCGGTTTTTACGATGCATTGGGCTGGGTTCGAACAGACAGCCCGGACGGTGTCATCGCCTATGATCTGATTGGACAGACCTTGGGGCTTTATCCGCTTGAGAAGTTGGCCGAAGATATCGGTGTCAATGTCGAAACATTGGGCCACGGGGCCGCAACCTATGCCTATAACGTTGCCCAAAAGGATCAGGTGGCACCATTGCTTGCCAAGGCCGAAGCGGCGGGTGGTAAAATACTGCGCGCGGCCTCTGACGTTTTCTGGGGCGGTCATATCGGGTATTTTTCGGACCCTGAGGGGCATATTTGGGAGGTGGCCTACAATCCGTTCTCACCACTTGGTCCAGATGGCGCATTTCGCTGGAATGGATACGGCTGA
- the phaC gene encoding class I poly(R)-hydroxyalkanoic acid synthase, translating into MTTKTTDHDATPEASLSRMAENLKKVEALTERLTQVMSHRQTHQQALDGPNQELFAKASQSYLSEAMQNPAKLMEHQMGYWTKTITHFMEAQQAMSKGDLSAPEDTTSTDDRRFSNPLWKSHPYFNFVKKQYLINAEALKTAVDNVTDMDPREKKRLGYFSQQIIDLMSPTNFLATNPDALERAVETEGESLIKGLENLISDLEANNGELVVKLADETAFELGRNIATTPGKVVYRNKMFELIQYTPSTEKVYKTPLVVFPPWINKFYILDLKAQNSLVKWIVDQGYTLFMVSWVNPDPTYRDVGMEDYVDDGYLAAIREVKAITGEKQVNAIGYCIAGTTLSLTLSLLKQRGDTSIKSATFFTALTDFSDQGEFQPFLTDDFIDGIEAETVDKGVLPSIIMARTFSFLRSNDLVYGPAVKSYMMGETPPAFDLLYWNGDGANLPAKMAMQYLRGLCQGNKLADGGFDLMGHHLELGDIDVPLCAIACETDHIAPWKDCYRGVQMMGSKSKTFIMTQSGHIAGIVNPPSKNKYGHYTNDDLSLDHEAWLKGAKFTEGSWWPRWEAWLKKKSGAQVEARFPGDNDWKILADAPGEYVAKKAKL; encoded by the coding sequence ATGACAACAAAAACAACAGACCATGATGCAACTCCTGAGGCTTCGTTGTCTCGAATGGCCGAAAACCTCAAGAAAGTGGAGGCGCTGACCGAGCGGTTGACGCAGGTCATGTCGCATCGCCAGACCCACCAACAGGCGTTGGATGGGCCGAATCAAGAACTGTTTGCCAAAGCGTCCCAGTCCTATCTGTCCGAGGCGATGCAGAACCCTGCGAAGCTGATGGAGCACCAGATGGGGTATTGGACCAAGACAATCACCCACTTTATGGAAGCGCAGCAGGCGATGTCGAAGGGCGATCTGAGCGCGCCTGAGGACACGACAAGCACCGACGACCGCCGCTTTTCCAACCCGCTTTGGAAGTCACATCCCTATTTTAACTTTGTCAAAAAGCAATATCTGATCAATGCCGAGGCCCTGAAAACCGCCGTGGATAATGTCACCGACATGGACCCCCGCGAGAAAAAGCGGCTGGGATATTTCAGCCAACAGATCATCGATCTGATGAGCCCCACCAATTTTCTGGCAACCAACCCTGATGCGCTTGAACGCGCTGTCGAGACGGAAGGAGAGAGCCTGATCAAAGGGCTGGAGAATTTGATCAGCGATCTTGAGGCAAACAACGGCGAATTGGTGGTCAAGCTTGCCGATGAAACAGCGTTTGAATTGGGCCGGAACATTGCGACGACGCCGGGCAAGGTCGTGTATCGCAACAAAATGTTCGAACTGATCCAATACACGCCGAGCACAGAAAAGGTCTATAAGACACCGCTGGTGGTGTTTCCGCCGTGGATCAACAAATTTTACATTCTCGATCTCAAAGCGCAGAATAGCCTGGTGAAATGGATCGTGGACCAAGGCTATACGCTGTTTATGGTGTCTTGGGTGAACCCTGATCCCACCTACCGCGATGTCGGCATGGAGGATTATGTCGACGATGGCTATCTGGCCGCGATCCGCGAGGTCAAGGCGATCACCGGTGAGAAACAGGTGAACGCGATTGGCTATTGCATCGCCGGGACCACGCTGTCGCTGACCCTGTCGCTGCTGAAACAACGCGGCGACACGTCGATAAAATCCGCCACATTCTTTACTGCGCTCACAGATTTCTCGGATCAGGGGGAATTTCAGCCGTTTCTGACGGATGATTTTATCGACGGGATTGAGGCCGAAACAGTGGATAAGGGTGTACTGCCCTCAATCATCATGGCGCGGACGTTTTCTTTTCTGCGCTCAAATGATCTGGTCTATGGCCCGGCGGTCAAAAGTTACATGATGGGTGAAACGCCCCCTGCTTTTGATCTGCTCTATTGGAACGGTGATGGCGCGAACCTGCCAGCAAAGATGGCGATGCAGTATTTGCGCGGCCTCTGTCAGGGCAACAAGCTTGCCGATGGCGGATTTGATCTGATGGGACACCATCTGGAATTGGGTGATATCGATGTTCCCTTATGTGCCATCGCCTGCGAAACCGACCACATCGCACCTTGGAAGGATTGTTATCGCGGTGTGCAAATGATGGGGTCAAAGAGCAAGACGTTCATTATGACCCAGTCCGGGCACATCGCGGGCATCGTCAATCCGCCGAGCAAGAACAAGTACGGCCATTATACCAATGACGACCTGTCGCTGGACCACGAGGCTTGGCTCAAGGGGGCGAAGTTTACCGAAGGCTCATGGTGGCCACGCTGGGAAGCATGGCTCAAAAAGAAGTCCGGTGCTCAGGTTGAGGCGCGATTCCCCGGTGATAACGATTGGAAAATTCTTGCCGATGCGCCGGGCGAATACGTGGCAAAGAAGGCAAAGCTTTGA
- a CDS encoding DUF6151 family protein has protein sequence MAAPKDIQFSCKCGTLKGTLRGAHPRSGTHAECFCADCRAAEIHLGQPDPAPNPVGIFQTTPDRIQLDAGHDKLAVFSFGEKNLLRWYASCCGAPLLNTMRTPKFAFVGIRTNRLDDTGPLGPIVGRGFIPVKGGKPKHEGLSYLILGMATRVIGSRLSGRWKQTPFFDTNTLTPVRDIQVLPKDTRASLLPKDS, from the coding sequence GTGGCTGCACCAAAAGACATCCAGTTCAGCTGCAAATGCGGCACATTGAAAGGCACCCTGCGCGGCGCGCATCCCCGCAGTGGTACCCATGCGGAATGCTTTTGTGCAGATTGCCGCGCCGCTGAAATCCATCTGGGTCAACCTGACCCCGCACCGAACCCTGTTGGCATCTTCCAGACAACACCCGACCGAATTCAGCTCGACGCAGGCCACGACAAACTGGCCGTCTTTTCATTCGGTGAAAAGAACCTGTTGCGCTGGTATGCGTCTTGCTGCGGTGCACCGCTTTTGAACACCATGCGCACCCCAAAATTCGCTTTTGTCGGAATACGCACGAACCGACTGGACGACACAGGCCCCCTTGGCCCCATTGTCGGACGTGGATTTATCCCGGTCAAAGGTGGCAAACCAAAGCACGAGGGGCTGTCTTATCTGATTTTGGGCATGGCAACGCGTGTGATAGGTTCACGGCTCTCAGGGCGTTGGAAACAAACACCGTTTTTCGATACGAATACCCTGACACCGGTCCGCGATATTCAAGTCCTGCCCAAAGACACCCGCGCGTCCCTGCTGCCAAAAGACAGCTAA
- the phaR gene encoding polyhydroxyalkanoate synthesis repressor PhaR codes for MADAPKPLLIKRYASRRLYNTETSDYVTLEDISGFIRDGREVQIVDLKSGDDLTRQYLLQIIAEHESRGESVLPISVLNDLVRSYMSGDVSVVPQFLQTSFDMLRDGQSRVLENMTAMNPMAKMPGLGVMQAQQEAFMKAMTGGWGAGGTTSKPAEPPEEEPDQNEDLDAIKKQLADLQSKLSKLK; via the coding sequence GTGGCGGACGCACCCAAACCATTGTTGATCAAACGCTACGCATCTCGGCGGCTCTATAACACTGAAACCAGTGATTATGTGACGCTTGAGGACATTTCGGGGTTTATCCGCGATGGCCGTGAGGTCCAGATCGTTGACCTGAAATCCGGCGATGACCTGACCCGGCAATATTTGCTGCAAATCATTGCAGAACACGAAAGCCGCGGCGAATCTGTGTTGCCGATATCGGTGCTGAACGACCTGGTCCGCAGCTATATGTCGGGCGACGTGTCGGTGGTGCCGCAGTTCCTGCAAACCTCCTTTGACATGCTCAGGGATGGTCAGTCGCGCGTGTTGGAAAACATGACGGCGATGAACCCGATGGCAAAGATGCCTGGCCTCGGCGTGATGCAAGCGCAGCAAGAAGCGTTCATGAAAGCCATGACAGGCGGATGGGGTGCCGGCGGCACAACGTCAAAACCTGCTGAGCCGCCAGAAGAGGAGCCAGATCAAAACGAAGATCTGGACGCGATCAAAAAACAATTGGCTGATCTGCAGAGCAAGCTTTCAAAATTAAAGTGA